The following proteins are co-located in the Perognathus longimembris pacificus isolate PPM17 chromosome 25, ASM2315922v1, whole genome shotgun sequence genome:
- the Sfxn1 gene encoding sideroflexin-1 — MSGEVPANINIKEPRWDQSTFAGRANHFFTVTDPRNILLTEDQLESARKIVHDYRQGVIPPGLTENELWRAKYIYDSAFHPDTGEKMILIGRMSAQVPMNMTITGCMMTFYRTTPAVLFWQWVNQSFNAVVNYTNRSGDAPLSVSELGTAYVSATSGAVVTALGLNALTKHVSSLVGRFVPFAAVAAANCINIPLMRQRELKVGIPVTDEHGNRLGESANAAQQAIAQVVISRILMAAPGMAIPPFIMNTLEKKAFLKRFPWMSAPIQVGLVGFCLVFATPLCCALFPQKSSMSVSSLEDELRAKLQESHPELRRVYFNKGL; from the exons ATGTCGGGGGAGGTTCCTGCGAATATCAACATCAAAGAGCCACGATGGGATCAAAGCACCTTCGCAGGACGAGCCAATCACTTCTTCACTGTGACCGACCCCAGGAACATCCTCCTAACTGAGGACCAGCTGGAGAGCGCAAGGAAAATTGTCCATGATTACAG GCAAGGAGTTATCCCTCCAGGCCTCACGGAAAATGAGCTATGGAGAGCCAAGTATATTTACGATTCGGCTTTTCACCCAGACACGGGGGAGAAGATGATCCTGATCGGGCGGATGTCGGCCCAGGTCCCCATGAACATGACCATCACGGGCTGCATGATGACCTTTTACAg GACCACGCCGGCCGTGCTCTTCTGGCAGTGGGTCAACCAGTCCTTCAACGCCGTGGTCAACTACACCAACCGCAGCGGGGATGCGCCCCTGAGCGTCAG TGAACTGGGAACAGCCTATGTCTCTGCGACCTCGGGCGCGGTGGTCACAGCTCTGGGACTGAATGCATTAACCAAG cacgTGTCATCCCTCGTGGGGCGTTTTGTACCCTTTGCTGCCGTGGCTGCTGCGAACTGCATCAACATCCCCTTAATGAGGCAGAG GGAGCTCAAGGTGGGCATTCCTGTCACGGATGAGCATGGGAACCGCCTGGGGGAGTCGGCCAACGCTGCCCAGCAAGCCATCGCGCAAGTTGTCATCTCCAGGATTCTCATGGCTGCCCCCGGCATGG cCATCCCTCCGTTCATCATGAACACTCTGGAAAAGAAGGCTTTTCTGAAG CGTTTTCCATGGATGAGCGCGCCTATTCAAGTTGGGCTGGTTGGATTCTG cttgGTGTTTGCCACGCCTCTGTGCTGTGCTCTCTTCCCCCAGAAAAG ctCGATGTCGGTGTCCAGCCTGGAGGACGAGCTGCGGGCCAAGCTCCAGGAGAGCCACCCGGAGCTGCGGCGCGTCTACTTCAACAAGGGGCTGTAG